Proteins encoded in a region of the Micropterus dolomieu isolate WLL.071019.BEF.003 ecotype Adirondacks linkage group LG09, ASM2129224v1, whole genome shotgun sequence genome:
- the cpeb4b gene encoding cytoplasmic polyadenylation element-binding protein 4b produces MGDYGFGVLVQNNTGNKSAFPVRIHPHLQPPHHHQNVSQSPAAFINSTTAAGNGTTGGSPWLFPPSATHNSVQDEILGGPEKPKAQQQQEMQETQEKQQQMSPGSHQEGGSGGGIISELEKARSEDAKTDSGVSEGSNGKEKQLRLESPVLTGFDYQETSGLGGTGPVQSSTTSSSLTGFNNWSAAIPPAPSTIINEDVSFFNPASANNGPLLFQNFSHHVSPGFGGNFSPQIGPAAALSQHHPAPPPHPHFQHPHNQHQQHRRSPASPHPPPPFPHRNPAFSQLPHLSNSLNKPPSPWGPASYQSPSPSPGSSTSWSPGGGYGSGGGGWGGSQGRDYRRGLNGGMTPINSISPLKKTFPNNHVASQKYPRNSPAGFNPKSWMDDGVGRSDNIFPFQERTRSFDSFNMNTLESSLIDIMRAEQDTLKGRLGFPHPGGDNPLPLNGHSSLFPMEDGFPDDERGDQGLAGLGSPHCFPHQNGDRVERYSRKVFVGGLPPDIDEDEITASFRRFGHLFVDWPHKAESKSYFPPKGYAFLLFQDESSVQALIDACIEEDGKLYLCVSSPTIKDKPVQIRPWNLNDSDFVMDGSQPLDPRKTIFVGGVPRPLRAVELAMIMDRLYGGVCYAGIDTDPELKYPKGAGRVAFSNQQSYIAAISARFVQLQHGEIDKRVEVKPYVLDDQLCDECQGTRCGGKFAPFFCANVTCLQYYCEYCWAAIHSRAGREFHKPLVKEGGDRPRHISFRWN; encoded by the exons ATGGGGGATTACGGGTTTGGAGTCCTAGTTCAAAACAACACTGGCAACAAGTCTGCATTCCCGGTCCGAATCCACCCGCATCTGCAGCCCCCACACCACCACCAAAATGTGTCGCAGAGCCCTGCTGCTTTCATAAACAGCACCACAGCCGCAGGGAATGGCACCACGGGAGGCTCTCCCTGGCTCTTCCCCCCCTCTGCCACCCACAACAGCGTGCAAGACGAAATCCTTGGGGGCCCAGAGAAGCCCAAAGCACAGCAGCAACAGGAAATGCAAGAAACGcaagaaaagcagcagcagatgtCCCCTGGGAGTCACCAGGAGGGTGGAAGTGGTGGTGGGATCATTTCAGAACTGGAAAAAGCCCGGTCAGAGGACGCCAAGACGGACAGCGGCGTGTCTGAAGGAAGTAATGGAAAGGAGAAGCAACTACGTCTTGAGTCTCCTGTCCTGACGGGTTTTGATTACCAAGAGACATCTGGTCTTGGGGGAACTGGCCCGGTCCAGTCCAGTACAACCTCGTCATCCCTCACTGGCTTCAACAACTGGTCAGCTGCCATTCCGCCGGCACCATCAACCATCATCAATGAGGACGTCAGCTTCTTCAACCCGGCCTCTGCCAACAATGGGCCCCTACTGTTCCAGAACTTCTCACACCATGTCAGTCCCGGGTTTGGTGGGAACTTCTCCCCCCAGATCGGACCGGCGGCGGCCTTGTCCCAGCACCACCCGGCTCCCCCACCACACCCCCACTTTCAACACCCCCACAACCAACACCAGCAGCATCGGCGCTCCCCGGCCTCTCCACACCCTCCACCGCCCTTTCCGCACAGGAATCCGGCTTTCAGCCAGTTGCCGCATTTGTCCAACAGCCTGAACAAGCCCCCTTCCCCCTGGGGTCCAGCCAGCTACCAGagcccctctccctcccccGGCTCCTCCACCTCCTGGAGTCCTGGAGGAGGTTATGGTAGTGGTGGCGGCGGCTGGGGAGGGTCTCAGGGCAGAGATTATCGCCGAGGGCTGAACGGGGGGATGACCCCCATCAACTCTATCTCTCCACTGAAAAAGACCTTCCCTAACAACCATGTGGCTTCTCAGAAGTACCCCCGAAACAGCCCTGCCGGCTTTAACCCCAAGTCTTGGATGGATGATGGAGTCGGGCGCAGTGATAACATCTTCCCCTTTCAG GAACGCACCAGGTCCTTTGACAGCTTCAACATGAACACGCTGGAGAGCTCCCTGATCGACATCATGAGGGCTGAGCAGGACACCCTGAAAG GTCGCCTGGGATTCCCCCATCCAGGAGGGGACAACCCTCTGCCCCTCAATG gccactcctctctcttcccCATGGAGGATGGTTTCCCTGACGATGAGCGTGGCGATCAGGGTCTCGCGGGCCTTGGCTCTCCACACTGCTTTCCACACCAGAACGGAGATCGCGTCGAACGCTACTCACGCAAGGTCTTCGTGGGAGGACTGCCCCCGGACATAGATGAAG ATGAGATAACAGCCAGTTTCCGGCGTTTTGGACACCTGTTTGTGGACTGGCCTCACAAAGCGGAAAGCAAATCCTATTTTCCCCCCAAAG GCTACGCGTTCCTGCTGTTCCAGGATGAGAGCTCAGTGCAGGCTCTGATCGATGCCTGCATCGAAGAGGACGGCAAGCTGTACCTCTGTGTCTCCAGCCCTACCATCAAAGACAAGCCG GTCCAGATCCGCCCCTGGAACCTGAATGACAGTGATTTTGTGATGGATGGATCTCAGCCTCTGGACCCAAGGAAAACCATCTTTGTTGGAGGTGTCCCTCGTCCGCTCCGTGCCg TGGAGCTGGCCATGATCATGGACCGCCTGTATGGCGGAGTTTGCTACGCTGGCATCGACACAGACCCTGAGCTGAAGTACCCCAAGGGAGCGGGGCGGGTCGCCTTCTCTAATCAGCAGAGCTACATTGCTGCTATCAGTGCTCGCTTTGTACAGCTGCAGCATGGAGAAATCGATAAACGG GTGGAAGTGAAGCCATACGTGCTGGATGACCAGCTGTGCGATGAGTGCCAGGGAACTCGTTGCGGTGGGAAGTTTGCGCCGTTCTTCTGCGCCAACGTCACCTGTCTACAGTATTACTGCGAGTACTGCTGGGCGGCCATCCACTCGCGCGCCGGACGAGAGTTTCACAAACCCCTGGTGAAGGAGGGGGGCGACCGACCCCGTCACATCTCCTTCCGCTGGAACTGA